A window of the Lactuca sativa cultivar Salinas chromosome 5, Lsat_Salinas_v11, whole genome shotgun sequence genome harbors these coding sequences:
- the LOC111900709 gene encoding nucleobase-ascorbate transporter 6, with amino-acid sequence MAGGGGGGKSDEPAPHPPKDQLLGVTYCITSPPPWPEAILLGFQHYLVMLGTTVIIPTALVPQMGGGNEEKAQVIQTLLFVAGWNTLLQTLFGTRLPAVIGGSYTFVAPTISIILNNRWNDPDPIEKFKKTMRAIQGALIVASTLQIVLGFSGLWRNVARFLSPLSAAPLVALAGFGLYEFGFPGVARCVEIGLPQLIFVVVLSQYLPHLIHSGKGIFEKFSVVASIAIVWIYAHLLTVGGAYNHTAPKTQTSCRTDRSGLIDAAPWIKIPYPFQWGAPSFDAGEAFAMMMTAFVTLVESTGGFMAVSRYASATPLPPSILSRGVGWQGIGILLSGLFGTVTGSSVSIENAGLLAVTRVGSRRVVQISAGFMIFFSVLGKFGAVFASIPAPIVAALYCLFFAYVGSSGLSFLQFCNLNSFRTKFILGFSIFLGLSVPQYFNEYEAINGYGPVHTSGRWFNNMVNVPFSSEAFVAGVVAYFLDNTLHKDSSIRKDRGKHWWDKFRSFHTDSRSEEFYSLPFNLNKYFPAV; translated from the exons ATGGCCGGAGGTGGAGGCGGAGGAAAATCCGACGAGCCAGCACCACACCCACCCAAAGATCAGCTTCTTGGTGTGACTTACTGCATTACAAGTCCACCCCCATGGC CTGAAGCTATTctactcggatttcagcattatCTAGTAATGCTCGGCACAACGGTTATTATTCCGACAGCTCTTGTTCCTCAAATGGGCGGCGGAAAC GAGGAGAAAGCACAAGTCATTCAAACGCTACTTTTTGTTGCCGGGTGGAACACGTTGCTACAAACTTTGTTTGGTACTAGGTTACCAGCCGTAATTGGGGGTTCATATACTTTTGTTGCGCCCACAATCTCAATCATCTTGAATAATAGATGGAATGATCCAGATCCTATAGAG AAATTCAAGAAAACAATGCGGGCAATCCAAGGTGCTTTGATTGTTGCTTCAACTCTTCAAATTGTTCTAGGGTTCAGTGGTCTGTGGCGAAATGTTGCAAG ATTTTTGAGTCCTCTTTCTGCTGCTCCTTTGGTGGCTCTTGCTGGTTTTGGGCTCTATGAATTTGGATTCCCCGGG GTTGCAAGATGTGTTGAAATCGGGCTTCCTCAACTCATCTTTGTAGTCGTGTTGTCGCAG TATTTGCCTCATTTGATACATTCGGGAAAAGGGATCTTTGAGAAATTTTCAGTTGTGGCATCGATTGCAATTGTTTGGATTTATGCTCATTTGCTTACGGTTGGTGGGGCCTACAATCATACGGCACCAAAAACACAAACAAGTTGTCGTACTGATCGTTCTGGATTAATCGATGCTGCACCGTG GATAAAAATTCCATATCCATTTCAATGGGGTGCACCTTCTTTTGATGCTGGTGAAGCTTTTGCTATGATGATGACTGCTTTTGTTACCCTTGTAGAG TCAACTGGTGGATTCATGGCGGTTTCACGGTATGCAAGTGCAACCCCCTTGCCTCCATCTATTCTAAGCCGTGGTGTTGGTTGGCAG GGAATTGGCATTTTGTTGTCTGGCTTGTTTGGAACAGTAACCGGATCTTCTGTCTCTAT TGAGAATGCGGGTCTATTGGCTGTGACCCGTGTAGGAAGTCGAAGAGTTGTACAAATCTCAGCAGGGTTCATGATTTTCTTTTCGGTTcttg GTAAATTTGGAGCAGTCTTTGCGTCAATTCCTGCACCAATTGTCGCTGCTCTTTACTGCCTTTTCTTCGCTTACGTGG GTTCATCGGGTTTGAGTTTCCTTCAATTCTGCAACCTTAACAGCTTCCGAACAAAATTCATACTCGGGTTTTCAATCTTTTTGGGCTTGTCTGTACCACAATATTTCAACGAATACGAAGCGATTAATGGATATGGCCCTGTCCACACTTCAGGAAGATGG TTTAACAATATGGTGAATGTTCCATTTTCATCGGAAGCTTTTGTGGCTGGTGTTGTGGCGTATTTTCTTGATAATACACTTCACAAGGATAGTTCGATAAGAAAAGACAGGGGCAAGCATTGGTGGGACAAGTTTAGATCGTTCCACACTGACTCAAGAAGTGAAGAGTTTTACTCATTGCCATTCAATCTCAACAAATACTTTCCAGCTGTGTGA
- the LOC111900710 gene encoding pentatricopeptide repeat-containing protein At5g66520, which produces MSQPKVRLYELLKHRPSLKQTKKIHAQVIFRSLVKSNNLTGSLIRSYSDHGELKSARKVFSRYPSLPPTFLWNLIIQAYSKTARNNESLHLFKEMLLLGGCHSLAVPDDYTFTFTITACSHHRTLLGFAQNCHTMVIKLGYDSDVCVGNALVNTYVVYSRTESAQKVFDEMSQRDTVTWTSLVKGYATGGKIPQAEELFAKMPERNEVSWAVMIAGYVGHKMYNHALRCFNEMLINGDVEPNEAIYVSVLSACAHLGQLNQGKWIHFYIHKNGVPKTSNIATALIDMYAKCGKIDYAKQVFNGINKRDLLTWTSLISGLSMHGIGEDALQMFTEMLAENIKPDNITLVSVLNACSHSGKVKEGILIFNNMERLWGISPKLEHFGCLIDLLSRAGELEDAFKAVKKMGMEPDGVIYRALLSACRLHGNAGLAERIIEHVTRRDGGGHVLLSNLYASLGQWDNVRKIRESKIDKEGDSTSTPGCSYIEIDGVVHEFLAADKLHPRIKEINLKLNEVMRRISLEIDVGDYSLFHT; this is translated from the coding sequence ATGAGCCAACCAAAGGTTCGTTTGTATGAGCTGTTAAAACACCGGCCATCACTGAAGCAAACTAAGAAAATTCACGCCCAGGTCATATTTAGATCATTAGTTAAAAGCAATAATCTTACTGGATCGCTAATTCGATCATACAGTGATCATGGGGAACTTAAATCCGCTAGGAAGGTATTCAGTAGATATCCATCGTTGCCACCCACATTCTTATGGAATCTCATCATTCAAGCTTATTCGAAAACGGCGCGTAACAATGAATCACTGCATCTTTTCAAAGAAATGCTTCTGCTTGGTGGGTGCCACTCTTTAGCAGTTCCAGATGATTACACCTTTACGTTTACCATTACAGCTTGTTCACACCATCGGACACTGTTGGGTTTTGCTCAAAACTGTCATACAATGGTAATTAAACTTGGGTATGATTCAGATGTTTGTGTAGGCAACGCTTTAGTAAATACGTACGTTGTGTATTCAAGAACGGAATCTGCCCAGaaagtgttcgatgaaatgtcTCAACGAGATACAGTTACCtggacgagtctggtcaaagggtATGCAACTGGTGGCAAGATACCGCAAGCAGAAGAACTGTTTGCGAAAATGCCTGAAAGAAACGAGGTATCGTGGGCAGTAATGATCGCGGGTTATGTCGGCCACAAGATGTATAATCATGCTTTAAGATGCTTTAATGAGATGTTGATTAATGGTGATGTCGAGCCCAATGAAGCAATTTATGTCAGCGTCCTTTCAGCTTGCGCTCATCTTGGTCAACTAAACCAAGGAAAATGGATCCATTTTTACATACACAAAAATGGCGTCCCAAAAACCTCAAACATCGCAACTGCTCTAATCGATATGTATGCAAAATGTGGGAAAATAGATTACGCAAAGCAGGTTTTCAATGGAATAAACAAACGAGACCTTCTGACATGGACAAGCTTGATTTCAGGATTATCTATGCACGGAATTGGTGAAGACGCACTCCAGATGTTCACTGAAATGCTAGCAGAAAACATCAAACCAGATAACATCACCCTTGTTAGTGTTCTTAACGCATGTAGCCATTCAGGGAAAGTTAAAGAAGGAATCTTGATTTTCAATAATATGGAGCGGTTATGGGGGATTTCACCCAAACTTGAACATTTTGGATGCTTGATAGACCTTTTAAGTCGCGCTGGTGAACTTGAAGATGCATTCAAAGCTGTTAAGAAAATGGGTATGGAACCTGATGGTGTTATTTATAGAGCATTGTTGAGTGCTTGTCGACTCCATGGAAATGCAGGTCTTGCAGAGAGGATTATTGAACATGTTACAAGAAGAGATGGTGGAGGGCATGTTCTGCTTTCGAATTTGTATGCTTCTTTGGGCCAATGGGATAATGTAAGAAAAATAAGAGAATCCAAGATTGATAAAGAGGGTGATTCGACTTCAACCCCGGGGTGTAGTTATATTGAGATCGATGGTGTTGTACATGAGTTTCTTGCTGCAGATAAGCTTCATCCTAGAATCAAAGAGATAAATTTGAAGCTAAATGAAGTTATGAGAAGAATAAGTTTAGAGATTGATGTGGGAGATTATTCACTTTTCCATACATGA
- the LOC111900712 gene encoding LIM domain-containing protein WLIM1, translating into MASYGGTTQKCKACEKTVYLVDELTVDNKVYHRACFRCHHCKSTLKLSNYSSFEGVLYCQPHFDQLFKLTGSLDKSFEGTPKTVRVDRSSDQGQSNSKVSSMFGGTQDKCVSCKKTVYPIEKVGVDGNAYHKACFKCSYGGCHISPSNYVAHEHQLYCKHHHAQLFMAKGNFSQFDKQHEPNHGVPNGVTENTTEV; encoded by the exons ATGGCTTCCTATGGAGGGACAACTCAAAAGTGTAAGGCTTGTGAAAAGACTGTTTACTTGGTGGATGAACTCACTGTTGATAATAAAGTTTATCACAGGGCTTGTTTCAGATGTCACCATTGCAAAAGCACCCTCAAG TTAAGTAATTACAGCTCTTTTGAAGGAGTATTATACTGTCAACCTCATTTTGATCAGCTCTTCAAGTTGACTGGCAGTTTGGATAAGAGTTTTGAAG GTACCCCCAAAACAGTTAGAGTTGATAGATCTTCTGATCAG GGCCAATCTAACAGTAAAGTATCGAGTATGTTTGGTGGAACACAAGACAAATGTGTTTCTTGCAAGAAAACCGTCTACCCTATTGAAAAG GTGGGTGTTGATGGAAATGCATATCACAAGGCCTGTTTTAAGTGTAGCTATGGAGGGTGTCATATAAGTCCATCAAACTATGTGGCTCATGAGCATCAGCTTTATTGCAAGCATCATCATGCACAGCTTTTCATGGCGAAGGGAAATTTCAGTCAATTTGACAAGCAACATGAACCAAATCATGGAGTGCCCAATGGGGTGACTGAGAACACAACCGAAGTTTGA